GTCGGGTTCGTCTTCTGGGTCGCCGAGGGGACCATGGGCGTTACGGACAATGCGGCGTTGCGCGTCGTACCAGTCCGTATAGTTTGTCGCGGGTTGGAGGTTGTCGTTGCGGGTATCCATCAGGCTGGTGAGGGTGTTCTCCATTTTATCTGCCAACGCTTTTGCTTCGGGGTTGTCAATCAGGTTGTTCATCTGCAGCGGGTCTGTCCCTACGTTATACAGCATACGTTTGCCGTCGAGCCAGCGTGCGTAGCTGTGTGTCTTTGTGCGGACACCGCGCCACTCGTTACCATCAATGAGATAATCGTAGGTGGATCCGAAGTTCATCGTCAGGACTGCATCTTGTTCAAAGGCATCGGTTTCACCGCGCCAAGACGCTGATAGATCGTAGCCTTCCACGGTTCGAGGTGGCTGAATGTCGCACAAACCGCAGAGCGATGGAAACAGATCAACAGGGGATGTGAGTGTGTCACAGGTGCGGTGGTTTCCATCGAAAACACCGGGCAGACGCATAATCAACGGCACTTTAATGGATTCTTCATAGGGTTCTCGCTTCGCCCAGAAATTGATGCCTTGCGCGCCGCCTTGCGTTCCGTGGTCGGATCCGAAGATGAGTAGTGTATTTTCGACACGTCCCGTCCTTTCGAGATACGCCATCAGTTCACCGAGCATATCGTCCACCGTTAACGTCATTGCGAGATAGTGTCGGTAAATTTCTAACGATTGTTCTTTAACCGAATCGGGAACGTTTTTTGGGAGTTGGAGTTCAGTAGGCAGCCGATCGTAATATTCCTGCGGGGCAAACTCATAAGGTGTGGAGTGTGCTTGATGAGGTGAGATAAACAGACAGAACGGTGTATCGTTCTCCATATCGTCCATGAATTGGAAAGCGTATCGGTTCAGTGCATCGGTTTCGTAACCCTCCCATCTTTCGTTCCGCCAGTCTGTGTCGAGGTTCACTGTGCCGTTGAAATAATCGGTGTGAAAGTTGTAACCGCGCCAATGTTGGAAGCCGAGGCGATCGCGCCCTTCAGGGACGTAATCACGTCCGCCGATTTCTGGGAATGAACCGGTGTGGAGATGCCATTTGCCGACCCACGCCGTTCGGTAACCGTTTCGACTGAAAACGTCTCCGAATCCTATTTCATCGTGTCGGGTTTTGACGAAGTTAATGAGATGTCCGGTCGTTTGTGGGTGTCGTCCGGTGAGTAGCATGGAGCGGTAAGGCGTGCAGACGGGCGCAGTAGCAATCGCGTTTGAAAAAACGGTGCCTTCTTGCGCAAGTCGATCGATATGCGGTGTTTCAATCTGTGTGTCACCGTATACCGGTAACGAATAGGCACGGATCTGATCGGCGAGAAGATAAACGATGTTCGGTTTGTCTGTCATATTTTTCGTAGGGTTTGCAAGTTTCCAAAACCTGCTTTTGGCAGTGATGTTCCTTCAGGACAGGATTAGTGTGGACGAAGTTCAATCGTTCCGGTTGAGAATGAAATATTGACATCAAAATGCCTCAGAAAATTCAGACCTAATACACCGTCTATAATTGAATCTTCAGGTAGATCATGGCATAAGACATCAATATTCTCAACAATCTCCCCAATTGCTGTCAGTTTCCGTACGGTAATGCGTTTCATTAACTCAATGCCACTGCCCGTGAGAATTTCCTCTTCTCTTGAGTTTGAGAGATCATATCCTAAATCTAACGCAATTTTTGTTGGAATTGAGGTAGTTGAAGCTCCAGTATCTAAAGCCACAAGTAGATCCCGGAAGTTATCCGCATTGATGCCTTCAACTTTAAGAGGTAGAACGATTAACCCAAACGAGAGATTAAACGGAATACGCGCCATTATAATAAATAACCCATCCCTTCTGGAGGTTTACCAGTATAACGTATTGCTGCACCGCCTTTGTACTGCCCGGAGGCGTTATAAATATCTGTCCGGGATTTACTATGGACTAAGACGCGTCCTGATAACAGTTCGGTATTTTCGCTATGTTTGCAATCAACGATGAAGAGCCATTCATCGGGATATTTCTGTTCCATCTCTTCAAGTGTCAAGCGCTCGTTTGCCATTTTTATCCACTCCTTACTCAAAGGGTGTTAATATATTTATTATAGCACAGCGACTCTGTATTAGCAACCGGTTCTAAAGCAAATTTGGGACTATTCAGTTTCTAAAACTGTAACCCTAGACTCACTCGATGTGTCTGTTGTAGGTGTCCGAAATCGGCATAAGCATAGTCGAGGGAAAGGACTCTTTTACCCAGGTTCAGATGGATACCCAAGCCGAGTGTAAGACCTTCTTCGTCATCAACGCGGTCTTCTCCTAATCGGAATTTGTAGCCCCCACGAATTGCCGCCATTTTTCTGTACCAGTACTCCATACCGATGTTCAGGCGTTCGCTGTTGTCGTTGGGATGGTTGGCATCAAGCGCGAGGGTAAGGAGATTGTCCCCAGAATCAACGACATCATAAGCGATACCGAGCCGAAAATTGGAAGGCAATGGAAACTCGATAGTCTCTAAAGCTGCCTTTCGTGCCGGATTCGTTGTAGCTGGAAAGGGACGATAGTCTGCTGTCCTCGGATCACCCGCGACCTCAGCACCGCTTGCCAGATTCGGACCGCTGAAGCGCATTTCCGGTCCAAAGTTCGAGAAACACATACCAATGCGTAAGCTCCGCCAGCCCGTATGATACAGGGTGCCGACATCAATTGCCACACCTCTGGCACTCTCCCGATGAATCTGTTGGTGGATGTATTTGGCGTTGATACCGAAGGAGAGGTTAACGCCAGATTCCTTTGCGTAAAGTTGTCTGGCGTATGCTACTGAGATTGCGGTATCATAAGCGGAGTACCAAAGCCCAGTGCCATCAGGCTTTGCGAGTGTGGTGATCTCGGTATCAGGGACATTGAGGAATGTGACGCTTGCTCCCAAAGTG
This genomic window from Candidatus Poribacteria bacterium contains:
- a CDS encoding retropepsin-like aspartic protease, with product MARIPFNLSFGLIVLPLKVEGINADNFRDLLVALDTGASTTSIPTKIALDLGYDLSNSREEEILTGSGIELMKRITVRKLTAIGEIVENIDVLCHDLPEDSIIDGVLGLNFLRHFDVNISFSTGTIELRPH
- a CDS encoding sulfatase yields the protein MTDKPNIVYLLADQIRAYSLPVYGDTQIETPHIDRLAQEGTVFSNAIATAPVCTPYRSMLLTGRHPQTTGHLINFVKTRHDEIGFGDVFSRNGYRTAWVGKWHLHTGSFPEIGGRDYVPEGRDRLGFQHWRGYNFHTDYFNGTVNLDTDWRNERWEGYETDALNRYAFQFMDDMENDTPFCLFISPHQAHSTPYEFAPQEYYDRLPTELQLPKNVPDSVKEQSLEIYRHYLAMTLTVDDMLGELMAYLERTGRVENTLLIFGSDHGTQGGAQGINFWAKREPYEESIKVPLIMRLPGVFDGNHRTCDTLTSPVDLFPSLCGLCDIQPPRTVEGYDLSASWRGETDAFEQDAVLTMNFGSTYDYLIDGNEWRGVRTKTHSYARWLDGKRMLYNVGTDPLQMNNLIDNPEAKALADKMENTLTSLMDTRNDNLQPATNYTDWYDAQRRIVRNAHGPLGDPEDEPDWSLLK
- a CDS encoding PorV/PorQ family protein translates to MRHTIYALLFILLLMWVIPSHATTNVGTAGAQFLKIGPGARVDSLGGAFGGLADDVTSIYWNPAGISQLEKTSLSDTHTVWLADVRYNYLAFATPIEKIGTLGASVTFLNVPDTEITTLAKPDGTGLWYSAYDTAISVAYARQLYAKESGVNLSFGINAKYIHQQIHRESARGVAIDVGTLYHTGWRSLRIGMCFSNFGPEMRFSGPNLASGAEVAGDPRTADYRPFPATTNPARKAALETIEFPLPSNFRLGIAYDVVDSGDNLLTLALDANHPNDNSERLNIGMEYWYRKMAAIRGGYKFRLGEDRVDDEEGLTLGLGIHLNLGKRVLSLDYAYADFGHLQQTHRVSLGLQF